CAGCCTCCACCGCCGCGAGTTGCTCGTCGGGATCAGACGTCCCCTTCGTCTAGAGGCCTAGGACACCGCCCTCTCACGGCGGTAACAGGGGTTCGAATCCCCTAGGGGACGCCATCCACGCGCTGGATGCGTTATTGAGCGCGGGCTTGAAGGTACAACGTCCCCGTCGTCTAGAGGCCTAGGACACCGCCCTTTCACGGCGGCGACACGGGTTCGACTCCCGTCGGGGACGCCACTTCCATTAAATCCCTGCAGGCTCTCAGACGGTATTTTGCGCATAAATGCGCGATAAAACCGTCGCCCAAACATCATTTCTGATGTACCCCTTTCGGCATGCTCCGCTTCTGAACCGGTCTGCCGAAGCAGGTTTCCTATGGATCGCAGCGAATTCGAACGTCTTCGGGATATGCCTGGAAAGCGGATCATTGGGGATATTCACCTTGAACAACGGAGTGAGATTTCCGTTGCGTGGGAGGCGCGGGACATTCCGATTACCAATGCAGATGGTGTGGAAGCGTTATTGAACGTGCAGTTGGTCGCCGAAACGGGGGCCAAAACGTTGAACGTGAAAATTCCCGGCATTGGCCCGATTTGCAGGTTGGAGGTCGATAGCCGCCCCCACAAGCCGGCCGGCAGAAGCCACAAGCACTCTCTGCATCACCCGGACTGCCCGCGTCATAATTTGAAAAAGGACGTTGTGGACCGCAGCGACCTCGATGGTCGGTCTCTCAAAGAGGTGTTTGACGCCTTTTGCCGGATGGCCCACATAGTTCATGATGGCTCGTTGATCCTGCCACCCGACTTGGCTGGACTGTGAGGAGGGTCGGGACTATGCTGGAGTTGACCGACGTAAAGGACTGCTTCAAATCCTGCCCGCTTGTCGAAGACATCGACTTGCTTCCAAAAGGGCATGTCCGGATTTCGACGGCATTTCGCTATCCGGACGGCTCGTCGGTGGACGTCTTCGTCGCGAATCGGTCAGGATTTCAGTCGGAAGTAAAGTCGATGACGTTGACCGACTTCGGCAATACATTCCTCTGGCTGGACCAGATGGATATCCGGCCGCTGCGTTCAGCTCGGCGCAGGCGCTTGACGTTGGATATTCTGGAAACCTACGGCATCGAGCACTCAAAAGGAGTGCTTTCCTGCAATATTGCACCACAGGAGTTGGCGATCGGTGTGATTCGGTTGGGGCAGGCATGCATTCGCGTGGCCGACCTAATTTTCACCCACAGAATTACAAATCAGGGAAGCTTCCAGGAAGAGGTTGAAAGTATAATCGAAGACACCTCTTTGGATTATGAGCAGAATGCGAAGATCATCGGGAGGGGCGATGCCGTCGTTCCTGTCGATTTTCTTGTTCGATCTTCGGGGATGGAAACAGCAATTTTCACTCTTCCGGCAGAAAGCAGCCATGCAAGCGTCGCCAAATCACGTGCGGAGAATGTGTTTGCCCGCTGCTATGATCTAAGAGATTGGCGGGGACAACGTGTTGCGGCGCTCGATGACCGGCGCCTGCTTTACCGTGAGGAAGACATCGGACGCATTCGGGAGGTCGCCACGATTGTTCCGATTTCTCAACCGGAAGCAATGCGCGACCTGCTGCTGGCTGCCTGAACGATCAATCAGGCGGGTTGCGCCATAGCGACCGTGGATTTTCGGGCGGGCGCCGGCCTTGATTTGTCTTGAGGACGTTCAGGACAAACCTATTCGCCCAACACACCCGTCCGATACAGCGTCACCCTGATCCCCCCGTTCGACACCGACACGCCGCCTTCCTCGAACGGCAGTTCCGTCGCCTTCGCCAGCGCCGCCTCGTTGGTGATGATCCCCACGCGCCAGCCTGCAAACCGCGCTTTCAGGGTCTGGCCCATGGCGTGGTAGAGCGGGATCAGGGACTTGCCCTCGCCGATGCGGGCGCCGTAGGGCGGATTGACGATGACGAGGCCGGGGGGACCCTCGGGCGGGGTCAGGTCGCTGATGGCGTGGTGGGTGAACTCGGTCCAGGCGGAGACGCCGGCACGCTCGGCGTTGGCGCGGCTCATGGCGATGGCGCCGGCGTCGCGGTCACTGCCGTGGAAGCGGACGGCGGGTGCAGTGGGCGTGCCGCCGGCGCGCAGGCTCTGCCAGAAGGCGGGGTCGAAATTGGCGAGCTGTTCGAAGGCGAAATGACGGGAACGGCCGGGTTTCAGGCCGGCGGCGA
The nucleotide sequence above comes from Azospirillum sp. TSA2s. Encoded proteins:
- a CDS encoding DUF1828 domain-containing protein, which codes for MLELTDVKDCFKSCPLVEDIDLLPKGHVRISTAFRYPDGSSVDVFVANRSGFQSEVKSMTLTDFGNTFLWLDQMDIRPLRSARRRRLTLDILETYGIEHSKGVLSCNIAPQELAIGVIRLGQACIRVADLIFTHRITNQGSFQEEVESIIEDTSLDYEQNAKIIGRGDAVVPVDFLVRSSGMETAIFTLPAESSHASVAKSRAENVFARCYDLRDWRGQRVAALDDRRLLYREEDIGRIREVATIVPISQPEAMRDLLLAA